A single Streptomyces sp. Edi2 DNA region contains:
- a CDS encoding SGNH/GDSL hydrolase family protein: MEMNAHYTSFVAVGDSFTEGMSDGLADGSYRGWADLLAARLAAASPGFRYANLAVRGKLIGQIADEQCGPAASMGADLVTLVGGLNDVLRPRCEVDQVCARFEESAALLARGGGQLVLMRSPGRQGPVLERFRSRMEQLFARIDEVAARHGAVVVDLYASRALSDPRMWADDRLHLNAEGHRRVAEAVWQTLGLPADSDWDAPLPAAPPPGWGARRAGDLRFAREHLVPWIGRRLTGRSSGDGRPAKRPELLPYEG, encoded by the coding sequence ATGGAGATGAATGCTCACTACACCAGTTTCGTCGCGGTCGGCGACAGCTTCACCGAGGGGATGTCGGACGGGCTGGCGGATGGCTCGTACCGCGGCTGGGCCGATCTGCTCGCCGCCCGGCTGGCGGCCGCCTCGCCCGGTTTTCGGTACGCCAATCTCGCGGTGCGCGGCAAGCTCATCGGGCAGATCGCCGACGAGCAGTGCGGGCCGGCCGCCTCGATGGGCGCCGACCTGGTCACGCTGGTCGGCGGGCTCAATGACGTCCTGCGGCCCAGGTGTGAGGTGGACCAGGTGTGCGCGCGGTTCGAGGAGTCCGCGGCGCTGCTGGCGCGGGGCGGCGGGCAGCTGGTGCTGATGCGCAGTCCGGGGCGGCAGGGGCCGGTGCTGGAGCGCTTCCGGTCGCGGATGGAGCAGCTGTTCGCACGGATCGACGAGGTGGCCGCGCGGCACGGTGCGGTGGTCGTGGACCTGTACGCGTCGCGGGCGCTGTCCGACCCGCGGATGTGGGCCGATGACCGGCTGCACCTGAACGCCGAGGGGCACCGCCGGGTGGCGGAGGCCGTCTGGCAGACGCTCGGGCTGCCCGCCGACTCCGACTGGGACGCACCGCTGCCGGCCGCCCCGCCGCCTGGCTGGGGTGCGCGGCGCGCCGGGGATCTGCGCTTCGCGCGCGAGCATCTGGTGCCGTGGATAGGACGGCGGCTCACCGGCCGCTCCTCGGGCGACGGCCGCCCCGCGAAGCGCCCCGAGCTGCTGCCGTACGAGGGCTGA
- a CDS encoding TetR/AcrR family transcriptional regulator, whose protein sequence is MTPRREAGPDALTFTERGRRRQLIEATIDLISTRGYPATSLSAIAERAGLSKAAVLYHFSSKDNLTRAALEQVMEQFRGHVGERVARAASPRDAIIAYVRAMIGYQQAHRRQVRVITEMLLDDEGGTRLKTPGSHDTHGRWQALAALLTEGQEAGVFREFDVQTIALAIGGAIDGVIAHWLVHPELDLDAAAAELEEFTLNAIEPRA, encoded by the coding sequence ATGACTCCTCGCCGGGAGGCCGGACCCGACGCGCTGACCTTCACCGAACGGGGCCGCCGCCGGCAGCTCATCGAGGCCACCATCGACCTGATCTCCACCCGCGGTTACCCCGCCACCTCGCTGTCGGCGATCGCCGAGCGCGCCGGGCTGTCCAAGGCCGCGGTGCTCTACCACTTCTCCTCCAAGGACAACCTGACCCGGGCGGCGCTGGAGCAGGTGATGGAGCAGTTCCGCGGGCATGTCGGCGAGCGGGTGGCGCGGGCGGCGAGTCCGCGGGACGCGATCATCGCCTACGTACGGGCGATGATCGGCTACCAACAGGCCCACCGCCGCCAGGTGCGCGTGATCACCGAGATGCTGCTCGACGACGAGGGCGGCACCCGGCTCAAGACGCCCGGATCGCACGACACCCACGGCCGCTGGCAGGCCCTCGCCGCATTGCTGACGGAGGGTCAGGAAGCCGGTGTATTCCGGGAGTTCGACGTCCAGACCATCGCCCTGGCGATCGGCGGGGCGATCGACGGGGTGATCGCGCACTGGCTGGTCCACCCGGAGCTCGACCTGGACGCCGCGGCCGCGGAACTGGAGGAGTTCACCCTCAACGCGATCGAGCCCCGGGCCTGA
- a CDS encoding FAD-dependent oxidoreductase has product MERTRCCIAGGGPAGMMLGLLLARAGIEVTVLEKHGDFLRDFRGDTVHPSTLRLLDELGLGEAFARLPFAKLEEMRAQVGTTTVVLGDMRRIPGRHKYVAMVPQWDFLDLLASAAAQEPCFTLRMRTEVTGLLTEGGRVTGVRFLDEHGNPGELAADLTVACDGRDSRVGQAAGLRQRLFEVPMDVWQVRVEAPPSSQLRSSRGDPHADARKDGRVFARFGGGQAAVTMDRGTYYQTSYLIKKGRDAELRAHGIQWLRDRLGALFDWDDEVTGAIGSWDDVKLLEVTFGRLRRWYRDGLLCIGDAAHTMSPVGGVGVNLALQDAVAAARILAAPLRRGTVGVADLARVQKRRHLPMAVVQKSQQAEHTMIRSALDGTLDADRLPVPMRLLRRVPPLRTVAGYLGGIGVRPERAPAFARVRPGARSR; this is encoded by the coding sequence ATGGAGCGCACCAGGTGCTGCATAGCGGGCGGGGGACCCGCCGGAATGATGCTCGGACTGCTGCTGGCCAGGGCCGGCATCGAGGTGACCGTCCTGGAGAAGCACGGCGACTTCCTCCGGGACTTCCGCGGGGACACCGTCCATCCGTCGACCCTGCGGCTGCTGGACGAACTGGGCCTCGGCGAGGCGTTCGCCCGGCTGCCGTTCGCCAAACTGGAGGAGATGCGGGCCCAGGTGGGCACCACCACCGTGGTACTGGGCGATATGCGGCGCATCCCCGGCCGGCACAAGTATGTCGCCATGGTTCCGCAGTGGGACTTCCTCGATCTGCTCGCGAGCGCGGCCGCCCAGGAGCCGTGCTTCACGCTGCGGATGCGCACCGAGGTGACGGGGCTGCTGACCGAGGGCGGCCGCGTCACGGGGGTGCGGTTCCTCGACGAGCACGGCAACCCCGGCGAGCTGGCCGCGGATCTGACCGTCGCGTGCGACGGCCGGGACTCGCGGGTGGGGCAGGCGGCCGGGCTCCGGCAGCGGCTGTTCGAGGTGCCGATGGACGTCTGGCAGGTGCGGGTGGAAGCTCCCCCAAGCTCTCAACTACGTTCGAGCAGGGGGGACCCCCATGCTGACGCCCGCAAGGACGGCCGGGTCTTCGCGCGCTTCGGCGGCGGCCAGGCAGCGGTCACCATGGACCGCGGCACGTACTACCAGACGTCCTATCTGATCAAGAAGGGCCGGGACGCGGAGCTGCGCGCCCACGGCATCCAGTGGCTGCGCGACCGGCTCGGGGCGCTGTTCGACTGGGACGACGAGGTGACCGGCGCCATCGGTTCATGGGACGACGTCAAGCTGCTGGAGGTGACCTTCGGGCGGCTGCGGCGCTGGTACCGGGACGGTCTGCTGTGCATCGGGGACGCGGCGCACACCATGTCGCCCGTCGGCGGCGTAGGGGTCAATCTGGCGCTGCAGGACGCGGTCGCGGCGGCCCGGATCCTGGCGGCACCGTTGCGCCGCGGCACCGTCGGCGTGGCCGATCTGGCGCGGGTCCAGAAGCGGCGGCACCTGCCGATGGCCGTGGTGCAGAAGTCCCAGCAGGCCGAGCACACGATGATCCGGTCCGCGCTGGACGGCACGCTCGACGCGGACCGGCTGCCGGTGCCGATGCGGCTGCTGCGGCGGGTGCCGCCGCTGCGGACGGTGGCCGGCTATCTGGGCGGGATCGGGGTCCGTCCCGAGCGGGCTCCCGCCTTTGCCCGGGTCAGGCCCGGGGCTCGATCGCGTTGA
- a CDS encoding hemolysin family protein, which translates to MIGLQLFVGLLTLVVNAFFVGAEFAVISVRRSQIEPYAERGDRRATSVLWGLQHVSALLAAAQLGITLCTLVLGAVAEPAIAHLLEPVFHAVGISDTLIHPISFVIALSLATYLHMLFGEMVPKNVALAEPVRSALMLGPPLVALTRALRPVIFAINALANALLKLLRVETRDEVAATFSDDQLAKMVEDSRAAGLLDERAQERLRDALELGRRPVRDVVLPAEKVVSARMGATPEELEQLAAESGFSRFPVVDDTSRILGYLHVKDALDATPRDVPFPVSALRPIARVKASTLLDDVLTAMRASRTHLAAVIGEDGRLAGLVTMEDVLRELVLQRPAA; encoded by the coding sequence ATGATCGGGTTGCAGCTTTTCGTGGGCCTGCTGACGCTGGTCGTCAACGCCTTCTTCGTGGGCGCGGAATTCGCCGTGATCTCGGTGCGCCGCAGCCAGATCGAGCCGTACGCCGAGCGCGGTGACCGCCGGGCGACCAGCGTGCTGTGGGGTCTGCAGCATGTCTCGGCCCTGCTGGCGGCCGCCCAGCTGGGCATCACCCTGTGCACCCTGGTGCTGGGCGCGGTCGCCGAGCCGGCCATCGCGCATCTCCTGGAGCCGGTGTTCCACGCGGTGGGGATCTCGGACACGCTGATCCATCCGATCTCGTTCGTGATCGCGCTGTCGCTGGCCACCTATCTGCACATGCTCTTCGGCGAGATGGTGCCGAAGAACGTCGCACTGGCCGAGCCGGTCCGCAGCGCCCTGATGCTCGGGCCGCCGCTGGTCGCGCTGACCCGGGCGCTGCGTCCGGTGATCTTCGCGATCAATGCACTCGCCAATGCACTGCTCAAGCTGCTGCGGGTGGAGACCAGGGACGAGGTCGCCGCGACCTTCTCGGACGACCAGCTGGCGAAGATGGTCGAGGATTCGCGGGCGGCCGGACTGCTCGACGAACGGGCGCAGGAGCGGCTGCGGGACGCCCTGGAGCTGGGCCGCCGCCCGGTCAGGGATGTGGTGCTGCCGGCAGAGAAGGTCGTCTCCGCGCGGATGGGGGCCACGCCCGAGGAGCTGGAGCAGCTGGCCGCGGAGTCGGGCTTCTCCCGCTTCCCCGTCGTCGACGACACCAGCCGCATCCTCGGCTATCTGCACGTCAAGGACGCGCTGGACGCCACCCCGCGCGATGTGCCCTTCCCGGTCTCCGCGCTGCGCCCGATCGCCCGGGTCAAGGCCTCGACGCTGCTGGACGACGTGCTGACGGCGATGCGCGCGTCCCGTACGCATCTGGCCGCGGTGATCGGCGAGGACGGGCGGCTGGCCGGGCTGGTGACGATGGAGGACGTGCTCCGGGAGCTGGTGCTGCAGCGGCCCGCGGCCTGA